The genome window TCTATTTTCTTTTAAGTTTTTTTATTTTTATATCTTGCAATAAAAATAATGAAAAAAACACAGATAATAGTGAAAAATTTGTAAATCAAAATAAAATCGAATTAATATCTTTAGATAGAAGTATTGATTTATCAATAAGTACAAGAGCTGCTTGTTCAATTAATGACGATAATTTTTTAATTTCAAGACTTGATTCTAATAATTCAAAAGTTATTCAAGAAATTTTTAATAATGCTAAGTTTAAAACATTTTGTCTTAATTATTTAACAAATGAACTTCATAATTCTATTCAGGACAACAAAAAATATATTAAAACTATAGAAATGAAGTTTTATGACAAAAACAAACCTGATTATGATATTGTCATAGTTGGAGCAGGTGTACATTCCTCAATATTTAGCTTAAATTATAAATTGAAATATCCAAATGCAAAAATACTTGTAGTTGATTCTGCTAATTCAATTTCAGAACACTTCAAAAGTACTGACTACCTAATCAATTCCCCTGAAAATCGGCCTATGGCTCCATCTTCTACTAATATTTTGCCAAATAGTCCGATACAATTAGCTGATTTTGGAAATAAAACTGATACATTCTTCATTGCAAATAATTTATGGAAAACAATTGTATTAAATTCATTTGCATCAGGATCTGATATTTTACTAAATACTGCTATCACTGATTACAGCTACAATCATAAAAATAAAATATTTACAGTTAAGTTGGATAATAACGCAACTATATTTACAAATAAAATCATCGTTTCAAATGGTTTAGGAACTCCAAAATTTGAACATTTTTCTGATGAAAATTTTAAAAATTCACAAATTAATTTGGCAAGTAAATGCTTTAACTCTGATTGCTTACCTTCGGTAATGACTTTTGATGATTTAATTAAATTTAATGAACATTGGAAATCAAAAGGAAGTAATGTTTATAATGTTTTAAAGAATAAAAAAGAAATTGCAGTTGTGGGTGCTGGCGATGCTGCAAATGTTCTAATAGAATTTCTCTACGATGCTGCGCCACCTGAAGCTTACTCACACGTATCATCTAATAATCTTTACCAAAAAATAAATAACTTATATTGGTATGCCCAAAAACACTCAACATCAGTTTCATTTCTAAGTGATGATAATATTAAACCTAGATATAAAACATTTAGATCAGTATTTTACAAAGATTTATTTGATAATAAAATTAAATATAAAATGAATCCTTATAATTCACATTTAACTAAGATTAGTTTTGATAATATCAAAAATAAAGTATTGTTAACTGATGATAGTTTTAATACTTTAGAATTTGATCAAGTTATTTTAACATCTGGATATACTAATAGTGTTTCTGGAATTATTTCTCCAATATTAAAGAAACAAATAGATGAAAAAGATCTAAAAAATAATTTCATTGATGTCTTAAACTCAAAAAATAGAGCTATTGCTAGAAAACTTAAATTAGAAAATGGTCAGCCGATTGAATTATATGTTATAGGAACTGCGGCAGGGGCTTCACCGAGTTGGCATTTAGCAAATGATGATGATTTAAAAGAATCTGTTACAAAAAACTCAGCTTCTATAAATGTTTTAGCACCTAAAAGTGCTGAATTTGCAAGTAGTTTGTAATTTAAAAATTCTAAGCTAATGAGCCTCTTTTTTAATTGGGGCTCATTAATTAATAAAAACTTGATTAATTTTATCAAGAACTAAATTAACAGTAATATTATTATAAGCATTTACTTCTTGTTGTTTAGCTATTTCTTTTTTCCTAATAAAAATTTTCTTTATTTTTATATTTTTACATTCATTTTTTATACAATAAGAACCCTCACCTAAACATCCCCAGCGCTGAGGAGAGGCACTTCCCATTAATGTTAAAGTAGGGGTCGAAGTTCCAGCAGCAATAAACTGCATTGAACTCGTATTAGTAATTAATAAATGTGATTGTTTCACAATATCTATCAAATCAATTATAGTATTTGGTTGAATTATTTCAAAATCATCTAAAGCAACTTCTTTCAACCAACCTGTTTCCTTCGGCGATCCAATAATTTTTACATTGTAAGAATTATCTTTTAATATTAAAGCCAATTCTCTAAAACGAGAACTACACCACGCCTTTTCCCTAATACTTGCAGTTGGATTAATTAAAATATTTTTTGTTGAATTATTTGTTAAAAAATGATTTTTTGGAAACCATTTTAAAGCTGGTAATCCATTTTTTTCCCAAAATTTAATTTTTTGTTCAATATAGTTTTCATTTATTGAGGATAATATTTTTAAATATCTATCTCTTTCATGAATTTCTGATTTGTTTTTTATTAAAGTAAAATGAGTAAAAAAAACTTTTGCTAATTTACTTTTACTTGCACCTATTCTGATAGGTATTTTAGCAAAGAAAGCTTGATATGCAAATCTTAAACTTTCAGTTCTAAAATCAATAGATAAAGAATAATTTGACAAAACTTTTCTCAAAGACTTTTGCTTTTTTAATAACTTCCAACTTAATAATTGATCACAGGGTTTCCAAATTTCTAAAGACTTAAAATTTTTATTTGTTATTATAATATTTTTGATATTTGGCCAATTTAAAGGTAAAATGACCTCTTTCCATAAATCACAGCCAATAATTGTAATTTCAGAACTTGGAAACATAGTTGTAACTTCAAATAAAGCTGCTGTAGACACCAATAAGTCACCTAGGGCTCCCGTATGGTAAACAACAATCTTCTTTGGTTCGGGTATGTTAGACAGTTCAATGTTAATCAATGTGTATACCCTTAATATTCAATTAGGCTACCGATGCGTGGATCATATAAAAAATATAAATTCATGGCAAATTTTTAATATTTATTTTAAATTACAAATTATATTTAAATAAAAATTAGAATAAATCTATTTTTATTTTTAGTTTATATATTTCCCAAAATTTGATCAGTTTTTTAGAAAGAACTTCCTCTTTGCAAGGCAGATAGACATAGTGTATGAGGAAATTGGATTCGATTTATCTTTATCAGGAGGCTCAAATGGCTCTCATTTCTTTAAGACAATTACTAGATCATGCAGCAGAAAATAGTTATGGTGTCGCCGCTTTTAATGTTAATAATTTAGAACAAATTCAAGCCATTATGGAAGCAGCAAAAGAAACAAATAGCCCTGTCATTTTACAGGCCAGTCGTGGTGCACGTTCATATACAAATGACGTTTTTCTTAGACATTTAATTTTAGGGGCAGTCGAATTGTATCCAGACATTCCTGTCGTAATGCATCAAGATCATGGAAACAGCTTACAAACTTGCCTTTCAGCAATTCGCAATGGTTTTACAAGCGTAATGATGGACGGAAGCTTAAAAGAAGATGCCAAAACACCATCCGATTTTGAATACAACGTGAAAATTACAGCTGATGTGGTTCGTATAGCACATTCTATGGGAATTTCCGTTGAAGGAGAATTAGGTTGTTTAGGTTCTCTTGAAACTGGTAAAGGTGAGAAAGAAGATGGGCATGGTTTTGAAGGAACGTTAAGCCATGATCAACTTTTAACAGATCCACAAGAAGCGGCTCAATTTGTTGAATTAACAAAAGTCGATGCTCTTGCTATTGCAATTGGAACAAGTCACGGAGCATATAAATTTACTAAAAAACCAGACGGTAAAACTTTAGCTATCGATAGAATTCGTGAAATTCATAAACGCCTACCTAATACACATTTAGTGATGCACGGCTCAAGTTCAGTTCCTCAAGATTTGCAAGCAGAGTTTCGTAAATATGGTGGGGAAATGAAAGAAACTTGGGGAGTTCCTGTTGAAGAAATTCAAGAAGGAATTAAAAATGGTGTTCGAAAAATAAATGTTGATACTGATAACAGATTAGCGATGACCGCAGCTATTCGTAAACTTTTAAGCACCAATCCTTCAGAATTTGATTTAAGAAAATACATGGTTCCTGCTCGTGATGCTATGAAAAAAGTTTGCGCTCAAAGAATGGTGGAATTTGGCCAAGCTGGTCAAGCTTCAAAAATTAAAGCAATTCCATTAGATACTATGGCTAAACGCTATGTCTAATTCCAAACAAGCTGACTTAAAACTAGAACCATTTGAACTGACAGAAGAAAAAAATGTATTTCAATGTAGCATTTTTCAGGTTAATGCGAGAATCGCAAGCACTAAAGACCACAAAAATAAATTAAATGTTTATACATTTAATTGTGCTGATTGGGTTAATATTGTTCCTATTACAGCTTCTGGTCAGGTTGTTTTAGTTGAGCAGCATCGTTTTGGAACCAATTCTTTTACTCTCGAAGTTCCTGGGGGAGCAGTCGAAAGATCTGAAAAAGACAGCACACTTGCAGCTCTTCGAGAATTAGAAGAAGAAACAGGTTTAACTAGTCAAAGAATACTGTCGTTACCTAAATTTTTTCCTAATCCTGCATTGCAGAATAATAAAGTAACTTATTTTATTGCGTTTGATGTTCAACCCCTAGCAGAACCAAGCGCTCATAATGATCCTTTTGAAAATATTAAATTACATTTTATTGATTTTCATGAAGCAGTTAAAATGGTACGTTCTGGACAAATACAACACTCACTATCAGCGCTAGCTATTTTGCTTGCAGAGCCTTATTTTACTACTAAATTTCCTAGGCCACTTCCGTAATTTCAGTTCGTCTAATAACAGTAACTCTTATTTGTCCAGGAAATTCTACTTCCTCTTCTAGTTTTTTAGCTATTCCCTCAGCCAATCCATTTATTTCAGTTTGTTTTACTTTATTATTATCAACAAAGACATGTACCTCGCGTCCAGCATGCATAATAGCCGAGCCAGTAACTCCTTGTTCTTGAAAACTGTTCACAACTCCAGAAATACCATCAATTCTTCTATGATAGCCTTCTTCCATATCTACTCTTGCCCCAGGTCTTGCGCCAGATAATGCATCAGCCGCTTTTAAAATATAGGCAAATGGAGTTTCAACTATTTTATCATCGTGATGAGCTAAAACAGTATCAACAATATCTTCTTTTTCTCCATAACGGATTGCATAATCACCACTAATTACAGCATGACTTCCTTCAATTTTATAATCTAAAGCTTTACCAATATCATGTAAAATTCCCGCTCTTTTAGCATGTAAATTAGATACACCGATTTCGTCCGCAATCATACCTGCTAATCTAGCTACCTCAATGGAATGAAAATACTGATTTTGCCTATGGCTCGTTCTATAATTTAAGGAGCCAATCAATTTTAATATTTCTGGATGCATATCATGTGGTAATCCAAGTCCTTTTATTGCTTCCTCACCAATTTTAAAAATATATTTATCTATATTTTTTCGATTTCGTTCAAAGATATTTTGAATTTTATCTTCAGAAAAAATATCTTTGCTTAAAATTTCCTCCAAAGTGAGTCTTATAACTTCTTTATCAACACCAGATCCTCCAGCAATTTTTAATACTGAAGGCAATTCTTCGTTAAAATTAAGGACGCTAATTGAAGAATCAGTTCCATTTATAAGAAAACGTACTATTGGTGACTCTTCATGAAAATGTTTAGTAAGAATTTCTTTTGAATTAACTGGTACAATAAAAGAAGATTTTGGCCAAATAAAATTAGGTTGATATCTTAAATAAACTGAATTTAAAGTGTCTCTGGCGAGTCTTTGAGATTCATTTTTCAAAAATTCAGAATTATCCATGAGCCATTTTGAAATTCCCAATTTTTCAGCAGCAACTAGTTCTTCAGACAATTCATGAAACAAATCATGTTTATTTTTACCCACTTTATTTTCAAGCATAGACTGATAATTATTATTTATTTCTAAGGTATTTTTATCTAGATGTTTGATATTTTCAACAGAATTATCTATATCATTCTTTTTCCTAGCAATTGCTTCTTCTTTTTTATCAAGCTCATTTCCCATTTTATCTAATTCTGATTGTTTTTCATTCAATTCTTGTTCATAGATTTCCTGATGAGCCAACAATATTTCACGTTCGCTATCAAGTTGTTCAGCATCGGCTTGATATTGTTCTTTAGTTGCAATTAATGCTTCTTCAAGAATCATTTTTCTTTGAACTTCTGCACTTTTTAAAATAGCTTCCATATTTTCTTTAACGGGGATCTCAGTAATATTTCCTAAAGAGCGACGGGCAAAAGCTTTTGCTAGAAAAAACCCGCAAGTCAAACCAATGAATGACGCTCCACAAATTGTGTATATTGACCAATGCATTTTAAAACCTTTTTATTTTTCATATTATGAAAGGACGACTCCTTTTACAGGCAATATACATTACCAGAGAGAGAAGCTACCTTTAGAACAAAGGTAGCACGGTTATCTCATTAGAGAAACTATATTCTATTTAGGAGAGAAATAATGAGCGCATCTCAACCCACAGAAGCTTTTATAACCCAAATAGCCCAACAAGCAGGAGAAATTACCCTTGAATATTTTGCAAAACGATTTAAAATTTCGGAAAAAAGCAATAATCAAGGGATTGTAACTGAAGCTGATCTTCATTCGGAAAAAGTAATTAAAGCAGAAATTCATAATTGTTTTCCATCTCACAGTATTTTAGCTGAAGAATCAGGATTAACAGAATATGCGAAAAAAGAAGATTTCGAACCCATCTGGATCATAGACCCATTAGATGGAACCACTAATTTCTCGAAAGGAAATCCATATTATTGCATTTCAATAGCCTTTGGTTTTTTAAAAAATAGAAGATTTTTATGCCAATTAGCAGCCATTTATCAACCAACTACAAAAACTATATTTTATGCTGAAAAAGAAAAAGGAGCATATTGTAATGGCCAAAAAATACAGGTTTCAACTTTAGAAGAATTGAAAATGGCTAGTATTTGCACAGGATTTAGTTCTAATAAAGGGAAAGATCTTGTTCCTCTTACAAAAACTATTGGCGAAATACAAAATAATTCATTGGGTTTAAGAATTAATGGAGCTGCAGCACTTGATCTAGCTAATACTGCAAAAGGTATGTTTCAAGGATTTTATGAAACTCCATTGGCTCCATGGGATACAGCAGCAGGAGCATTATTAATAATCGAAGCTGGAGGAAAAGTAACTAATTTCCAAGGAAATGAATTTTGTCCGCTACAAGATCGAGGTATTATTGCTGCAAGTTCTCAAATTCATGAAAGCTTATTTAATTTAATCAAAATAAATTACGCCAATTAATTGTGTTTTGATTTATCAAAACTTTGATTACTTACTTCTTGTTGGCTATTAATAGGATTACTACCATCATCTAAGGCTTCTTTAAAGTAACTACCACCAGTTTCGGTTCCATCTATTATAAAAACACCAATTGCATCACTTCCTGTTGAACGTTCTCCGGTATTTTTATCAATAGCTATTTCATGAATACCTGTGGGTCTTGTCCAATTTTTTAAAGAATAATTTTTAATTGCACCTTGCATCATTGTTTTCCAAATAGGTGCAGCCATTGCAGATCCCGTTCCTCCAGTTCCTAAAGTTTTAGAATTGTCGTCATATCCAATCCAAACTCCTCCAACTAGTTGCGAAGCAATTCCAAGGAACCATGCATCTGTATTTGCATTTGTGGTTCCTGTTTTTCCTCCAACATAATTTCCTAAACCTAAAACACCTTGTCCAGTTCCAATATGAACAGCTGTACGTAAGAGATCTAAAGTAACATATGCTGCCTGAGGTGAAATCATTTGCAATTTATCTATTTCATTCTCTTTTTCCACTGTTTTACCAGGAAGAAATGGAGCATCTTCAGGAAATTGTGGCTCGATTTTTAAGGGGAATATTTTTTCATTTTTTGCTGAATAAATGACTTCACCATTTCTGTCAACAACTTCATTTATATAAAATCCTAAAGTCATTTTTCCTGAATTTGGAAAAATAGAATAAGCTTGAACCATTTTAAGTAACGATGCAGTTCCTGCTCCTAATGCTACGCTCAAATCAGATAATGGCCAATTAAAACCAAAACGAGTTAAATGCTTTGTAACTTTAGATGGCCCCATAACGTGGTACAGAAAAATACTTGGAATATTATAGCTTAAAGCTAAGGATTGCATTAATGTTGTTCGCCCAGATTCTTTTCCGCCATAATTTTCAGGTTGCCATCCATCTAAATCTATTTTTGGACTGTCTATTTTTGAAGCAGGAGTAAATCCACAGTCAATTGCATAGGAATAGTAAAGAGGTTTTACGCTACTTCCCACTTGACGTTCTGCTTGAGTAGCACGATTAAATTGACTCACTAAAAAGTGTTCACCACCCACCATTGCAAGTATTTCACCGCTTTTTGAATCCATCACCATAGCAGCTGCTTCTATTCCAACTGTGTCAATTAAAGTATATCTAGCAAAACTCTCTTTAGATGGATTATTAAAATATTGTAAATATGAATTTAAAGTAAACATAAATTTTTTATCATTAACAATTCGTGATTGCATTTTTTTATTTAATTTTTGCACATGTATTTCATCACCAACTTTTAGAACATTGTTAATATCAGTATCTCCTGTTTCTTTGTTAATATCAGCATTTAGAGCCCACATGATGTCTTCTTCTAAAATGACACCAACACCTTTTTGAGTGGCTATTCCTACAGCTTGAATTTCTTCATTAATAAAAGTAACAATAGCTCTTTCTTCTTCATTTTCTTTTGGCTTTGATGAAATAAACTCTTTTAAATGTTGATTAAATGACGAACCATGTTGTTTAATTGGCCCTTTAAAACTTCTTCTTGATTGATATGCATCAGCAAAATTTTGTATTGCAATTTGAGTTGCATTTTGAATTTTGGAATTTAGAGTAGTATAAACAGTTAAACCACTTTTTCCTAAATTTTCTATTTCTAAATTATTTATTAATTGTTTTTTTACTTCTTCTACAAAATATGGAGCTACTTTATTATTTGGGGATTCAGCCCTATAAAAAATTAAATTTTCATTTACTGCTCTATCATATTGATTTTTTGTAATCATTCCAGTTTTGAACATTCTTTCTAAAACATATGACTGTCTTAATTTTGCCGCCTGGAAATTGTCATTCGGATCATACGCAGATGGAGCGGGAGTTAATCCAGCAATGAGAGCTGCTTCTGCAAGAGATAATTTCATATTATTTTTTCGAAAATAATTTTGCGCAGCTGCTTCCACTCCATAGGAACCGTTACCTAAATATATTGTATTCAAATATAATTCCAAAATTTTATCTTTTGGAAATGAATTTTCTATCTCATTTGATACAATTATATCTTTAATTTTTCTAATAATTGTTCTTTCTTTTGTTAGTAAAACATTTTTTGCCAATTGCTGAGTAATTGTACTTCCACCTTGTTTTTGATTTGAAAAAGTTACGAAATGTAAAAAAGCTCTTAAAAAACCTTTCCAATCAAGTCCATGATGATTATAGAACTCTGCATCTTCTGCTGCAATAAATGCGTTTTTTACAAATGGAGAAATCTCATTTATCAATACTGGGTAACGTCTTTCTTCAAAAATCTCTGCAATTTTAACACCATCTTGACTATAAATGACAGTGGGTAAAGCTGGTTCATAATTGTAAAGTTTTTCTAAATTTGGAAGTGTTCTTTTAATTTTTTTAAATTCATAAAAAGAAAACGAAGCTAACAAAACAAAAATAAGAATGATTAATATCTTATAATGTTTAACAATAAGTTTAGAATACTTGATAAAAAAGTTTACAAGTGGCAGAAGTTTCACCAATTTATCTTTTAGCATAATTCAAACCTTGTATTCATCTACAAAGATTTTAACGTCCAATCGTGCCCTCATGTTTCGGTTTTTTTTTCTAAAAAATAAGAATTAGTTAAATTTTAAGACTATGGGGAGAGAAGAATGGGTACAAGTTTATTTATTTTAGTTCTCAAACAGGGCAAAATAGTGCTAGTGTTTCAACATGAAAATACTTTAAATACTGTTAGATTTTCAGTTTTTGTAGTATTTTCAATAAATTCAATATAATTAATAGGATACCATACAATGAGCAGCCAAAATAACGACTCCAATCAAAAAGAACCTTCATCCTCACATTCACAGGAAGACCAAAGCTGCAAACACAATCCTTCTAAAAAATGTTGTAAATATGAAAGTGACCACCATCATCACGAACACGCTGGCTGCGGACACGACCACCACCATCACGAACATGCTGGCTGCGGACATGACCACCATCATCACGAACACGCTGGCTGCGGACACGACCACCATCATCACGAACACGCTGGCTGCGGACACGACCATCATCACGAACACGCTGGCTGTGGACACGACCACCATCATCACGAACATGAAAATTATAAACGGTATGAGTTTACGACAACAGAAATAGATAGTTTTTTAACTAAAAATATTGAAGAGCTTATTCATTTAGTAAATCACCAGTTAGAAAATGAAAATTTTGGCAAAGCAGTACCTATTTTGGAAATTATTGCTAAAAAACTTGAACAAAACAGCGATATTTCCAACGAAGAACAGAATAAACACAGAATTGAAACTCAGCATCATTTGGCGTTAACTTATGGAATTATTGGTGAACATTCTAACTCTATTCAATTTTGGAAAAAAGTAATCACACATTTAGAAAGTGAAGCTGATTTAAACGAACTATTAGAAGCTTATTATAATGCCGCTTTATCTTCGGAACAAGCTCGACTTGAAAATGATTTCATTTCTTATCTAAACAAGGGATTGACAAAAGCTGTACAAAATAATTTAAATGAATGGGAAGCGACTTTTGAACACGAACTAGCTATTTATTTCTTTGAAAAACAAGAATTAAGCATAAGTGAACAAAAACTTAATCGCTCAATTAAAATTTTTGAAGATAGTAACAATCAAGAATCTTTAGTTGCATCTTACTATTATCTTGCATACTTAAAAGAAAAGTTAGAACAAATTGAAGAGGCAAAGAGAATATACGAAAAAGCTTTAAATCTTTCTAAAAAAGAAGAAATAAGAGATTTCGTTGAAAATGAAAGAAGTTTGATAGAAGAAAGACTGGCTAATATCAATAAAAAAATTTTAAAAGCAAAATTAACTAACTTTTAATTAAAGGATTGTTTATGAAATATTTACACACAATGCTCCGAGTAAAAAATCTTGAAAAATCATTAGAATTTTATTGTAATGTTTTAAATTTTAAACTTCTTTCTAAAGATGAATTTAAAGAAGGTGAATTTACTTTGGCATTTTTACAAGCCCCTAATGATGAATCTAATGGACCTACCTTAGAACTTACTTATAACTGGGGAGTTGATCAGTATGAAATAGGAACTGCCTATGGGCATTTAGCCTTTGAAGTACCAGACATCTTTGAATTTCAAAAAAAATTACAAAAATTTGGACTTGATTTAAGTTGGGGGCCAAAAAAATCTCCGAGTGGAAAAAGATATATCGCTTTTATGATTGATCCTGATGGATATAAAATAGAATTACTAGAACCTCGCCCTTTGTCAGGAGAACTTAGTTAAATCTAACTAACGTTTTTCAAAATTTTCTTGAAATTTTTTACTAATTTAATTACTTCTTTTGAAAGTTCTCGTGATTTAGATACAACCATAAGACTATCAGAATGTTGAGTTAGTAAATAATTTTCAGGACAATCATCACGAAGTATTTTTATTATTTCTACTTCTTTCCTGTCTTTAAACTTTTCCCGCAAATCATTATAAACTAATTCATTATTATAACCTTCTGAATTATATAAAACTATTTCTTTTAAATCTAAGGGAAACCATTCAATTTGCGTTCCTAAATTTAAATCTATGTTTATTGCAGAAAAATTAATACCAATTGATTTTTGCATTACATAATAATTAGCAATACTTTGATTCATTGTAGGTATTATATTTAATATTTTTACTTCATTATTACAAATTTTACAATCAATTTGAATCAATCCTAAATCAAATCCAATTTTTGGTAAAATATGGATTAGTTTTTGAAATAGAAAGTCACTCTCTTCGTATTCTGCTGGAAATTGTGTTGTAATATTTAAAAATCTACCATCATCTAATAGAATATTTTCTCTTTTAAAAACTCCAGCTAAAATAATAGTGCCTTGTTCTGACTTTACAAAATGGACTGAATATTCATTTCCTATTACTTCTTCTTCTATCAATACCCCTGGATAGTAATTTTCCCATGAAAGATAAATATTTTTAGCATAATTATTTAAAAAATATTCTTTTAAATCTTTCACACATGATATTTTTTTAGAGTAAACATATTTACTTCTTTGAACTGGCCTGACAATAAAAGGAAATGAAATTTCAGATGTAGCTAAAAGAGCTTCATTTAAAGTTTTTGCAAAGAAAAATTTAGGATTAAAACCTTGATTTATTTTTTTTAGCATATTTCTCATTTTAAATCGATTTGTAATAGATTCTAAACATTTTTTGCTTGTATATTTATATCCAAAATATTCTTTTAATTCTGCTGTTTGTACTAAAAAATCATCATCTAAAGTCATAATACCAATGATCTTATCTTTTTTCTCAATAAAATTACAGGCACTAATTAGCGAAGAAATTTGATTAGTATTAATTTCCATTACTTCATCGCAATATTTTGTTACTTCACTACTATAAAATAAAATACTTTTACAAAGCAAAATTATTTTTGTGTTTTTTGACTTTAAATAGTTAAGCGAAGCAATATTCATAAAATTATTTGATATTTCAATAAAAATAAAACAATTCATTTCTTGCTCCTATAAAAATAAGTATAAAATTTAATTAAAATATTAATTAATTTAAATAAATATTTTATAATTTAGATATTCTGTTTTTAAAAATAATTCATATCAGCTTCTATATACATTTATTATTTATTCGTTGTCAATATAATATATTTTAAAACTTGAGATTTTTTTAAAATATAAAATGGTATTCTATTAAAATTTAGCTATATCAGCAATAAC of Pigmentibacter sp. JX0631 contains these proteins:
- a CDS encoding glycosyltransferase family 9 protein produces the protein MINIELSNIPEPKKIVVYHTGALGDLLVSTAALFEVTTMFPSSEITIIGCDLWKEVILPLNWPNIKNIIITNKNFKSLEIWKPCDQLLSWKLLKKQKSLRKVLSNYSLSIDFRTESLRFAYQAFFAKIPIRIGASKSKLAKVFFTHFTLIKNKSEIHERDRYLKILSSINENYIEQKIKFWEKNGLPALKWFPKNHFLTNNSTKNILINPTASIREKAWCSSRFRELALILKDNSYNVKIIGSPKETGWLKEVALDDFEIIQPNTIIDLIDIVKQSHLLITNTSSMQFIAAGTSTPTLTLMGSASPQRWGCLGEGSYCIKNECKNIKIKKIFIRKKEIAKQQEVNAYNNITVNLVLDKINQVFIN
- the fba gene encoding class II fructose-bisphosphate aldolase (catalyzes the reversible aldol condensation of dihydroxyacetonephosphate and glyceraldehyde 3-phosphate in the Calvin cycle, glycolysis, and/or gluconeogenesis) — encoded protein: MALISLRQLLDHAAENSYGVAAFNVNNLEQIQAIMEAAKETNSPVILQASRGARSYTNDVFLRHLILGAVELYPDIPVVMHQDHGNSLQTCLSAIRNGFTSVMMDGSLKEDAKTPSDFEYNVKITADVVRIAHSMGISVEGELGCLGSLETGKGEKEDGHGFEGTLSHDQLLTDPQEAAQFVELTKVDALAIAIGTSHGAYKFTKKPDGKTLAIDRIREIHKRLPNTHLVMHGSSSVPQDLQAEFRKYGGEMKETWGVPVEEIQEGIKNGVRKINVDTDNRLAMTAAIRKLLSTNPSEFDLRKYMVPARDAMKKVCAQRMVEFGQAGQASKIKAIPLDTMAKRYV
- a CDS encoding NUDIX hydrolase codes for the protein MSNSKQADLKLEPFELTEEKNVFQCSIFQVNARIASTKDHKNKLNVYTFNCADWVNIVPITASGQVVLVEQHRFGTNSFTLEVPGGAVERSEKDSTLAALRELEEETGLTSQRILSLPKFFPNPALQNNKVTYFIAFDVQPLAEPSAHNDPFENIKLHFIDFHEAVKMVRSGQIQHSLSALAILLAEPYFTTKFPRPLP
- a CDS encoding Rnase Y domain-containing protein, encoding MHWSIYTICGASFIGLTCGFFLAKAFARRSLGNITEIPVKENMEAILKSAEVQRKMILEEALIATKEQYQADAEQLDSEREILLAHQEIYEQELNEKQSELDKMGNELDKKEEAIARKKNDIDNSVENIKHLDKNTLEINNNYQSMLENKVGKNKHDLFHELSEELVAAEKLGISKWLMDNSEFLKNESQRLARDTLNSVYLRYQPNFIWPKSSFIVPVNSKEILTKHFHEESPIVRFLINGTDSSISVLNFNEELPSVLKIAGGSGVDKEVIRLTLEEILSKDIFSEDKIQNIFERNRKNIDKYIFKIGEEAIKGLGLPHDMHPEILKLIGSLNYRTSHRQNQYFHSIEVARLAGMIADEIGVSNLHAKRAGILHDIGKALDYKIEGSHAVISGDYAIRYGEKEDIVDTVLAHHDDKIVETPFAYILKAADALSGARPGARVDMEEGYHRRIDGISGVVNSFQEQGVTGSAIMHAGREVHVFVDNNKVKQTEINGLAEGIAKKLEEEVEFPGQIRVTVIRRTEITEVA
- a CDS encoding inositol monophosphatase family protein — its product is MSASQPTEAFITQIAQQAGEITLEYFAKRFKISEKSNNQGIVTEADLHSEKVIKAEIHNCFPSHSILAEESGLTEYAKKEDFEPIWIIDPLDGTTNFSKGNPYYCISIAFGFLKNRRFLCQLAAIYQPTTKTIFYAEKEKGAYCNGQKIQVSTLEELKMASICTGFSSNKGKDLVPLTKTIGEIQNNSLGLRINGAAALDLANTAKGMFQGFYETPLAPWDTAAGALLIIEAGGKVTNFQGNEFCPLQDRGIIAASSQIHESLFNLIKINYAN
- a CDS encoding PBP1A family penicillin-binding protein; the encoded protein is MLKDKLVKLLPLVNFFIKYSKLIVKHYKILIILIFVLLASFSFYEFKKIKRTLPNLEKLYNYEPALPTVIYSQDGVKIAEIFEERRYPVLINEISPFVKNAFIAAEDAEFYNHHGLDWKGFLRAFLHFVTFSNQKQGGSTITQQLAKNVLLTKERTIIRKIKDIIVSNEIENSFPKDKILELYLNTIYLGNGSYGVEAAAQNYFRKNNMKLSLAEAALIAGLTPAPSAYDPNDNFQAAKLRQSYVLERMFKTGMITKNQYDRAVNENLIFYRAESPNNKVAPYFVEEVKKQLINNLEIENLGKSGLTVYTTLNSKIQNATQIAIQNFADAYQSRRSFKGPIKQHGSSFNQHLKEFISSKPKENEEERAIVTFINEEIQAVGIATQKGVGVILEEDIMWALNADINKETGDTDINNVLKVGDEIHVQKLNKKMQSRIVNDKKFMFTLNSYLQYFNNPSKESFARYTLIDTVGIEAAAMVMDSKSGEILAMVGGEHFLVSQFNRATQAERQVGSSVKPLYYSYAIDCGFTPASKIDSPKIDLDGWQPENYGGKESGRTTLMQSLALSYNIPSIFLYHVMGPSKVTKHLTRFGFNWPLSDLSVALGAGTASLLKMVQAYSIFPNSGKMTLGFYINEVVDRNGEVIYSAKNEKIFPLKIEPQFPEDAPFLPGKTVEKENEIDKLQMISPQAAYVTLDLLRTAVHIGTGQGVLGLGNYVGGKTGTTNANTDAWFLGIASQLVGGVWIGYDDNSKTLGTGGTGSAMAAPIWKTMMQGAIKNYSLKNWTRPTGIHEIAIDKNTGERSTGSDAIGVFIIDGTETGGSYFKEALDDGSNPINSQQEVSNQSFDKSKHN